DNA sequence from the Desulfobaccales bacterium genome:
CTTTGTTGAACAGTCCCACCACCCAACTCACCATCATATGACGTACGGCAAATTCTGCGACGCTATGGTTGGCATTGAGTTTCCATTTCGACATATTCTTTCTCCGGTCTGGCGTTGTCCTGGCCGCGCTGTACGATCATTTTCGATTTCTGTAAAGATAAGGATGCTTCTCTTTTTGTAAAGGCGCCGAGGGGGGCTCCCCTGCCCAGAAAACCAGGCTTTATGATTGACGAAAAAAAGCAGGGCCACAAAGATTGTTTAGTTCCCTTGTGACCCTGCTTTTCTTTGGCTGACAGCTGACTGCTGACAGCTAACTGCTTTCTTAATTTCTGAGCTGGTCGATCACCTCGTTCTTCTGGTCCAGGATGGTGACCTCGACAGCAACACCGCCATCCAGGCGGTGAGTAGCGCAGCTCAGTCACGGGTCGTAGGCGCGTATGGCCATTTCCACCTTGTTCAGGATTCCCTGGTCATAATGGCCGGCCTTGATAAACTCCTTAGCGGCCTGGTCCACCGAGAGGTTGATCGCGGCGTTATTGTGGGTGGTGCCGACGATGAGATTGACGTTGGTGATCAGCCCCTGGTCGTCGCAGGTGTAATCGTGGATCAAAGTTCCCCGGGGGGCTTCGACGCAGCCGATGCCCCGGCCGGCCTTGGGCGTAATGGGAACCCGGATGTCGGTACTGGTGATCTCCGGGTCCTCTAAGAGCATTACTGAGGTTTCCGCCGCCTGCACCATTTCGATGAGGCGGGCGTAGTGGTACAGCAGGGTGTAGTGGGCCGGCCGGCCGAACGCCGCCCGGAACTCTTCCAGCTCCGCCTGGGCCAAAGGCGTTTCCATCTTGTCGGCCACGTTGATGCGGGCCAGGCAGTTGGTGCGGTAGACGCCCGTGGGGTTGTCCAGGGACAGGTTGAGTTTGCCCCACTTCTTGGCATAGGGGAACTTCTGGTAGGACCAGGGCTCCACCCATTCCCCGATGTAGTCCACATACTGGTCGTAGGCGAAATCGTCGTAGGTGCCGTCGGGCCTCATCAGCCGCAGCTTGCCGTCGTAGAAGTCCAGTGCGCCGTCGTCCCTGACCGTGCCCAGATACCCCACCTCGATGACGCCGATGGATTTGATGGCATCC
Encoded proteins:
- a CDS encoding Ni/Fe hydrogenase subunit alpha; the encoded protein is MGKVINIQPVTRIEGHAKVVINLDDAGNVSQTKVHVQALRGFEKFCEGRPVEEMPRIVCHICGICPWAHHLASSKAADACFGVTPPPAAVKLRRLMQSIAYVSDKILHFYFLAAPDFVIGPDADYSVRNVVGIVQAAPEIAKQVVKMRQQGAMMLEHFAGRAIHPTFSLPGGVSKPMTEKEREELLPQAKELLEFAKFSINFAKENVFPKYLDAIKSIGVIEVGYLGTVRDDGALDFYDGKLRLMRPDGTYDDFAYDQYVDYIGEWVEPWSYQKFPYAKKWGKLNLSLDNPTGVYRTNCLARINVADKMETPLAQAELEEFRAAFGRPAHYTLLYHYARLIEMVQAAETSVMLLEDPEITSTDIRVPITPKAGRGIGCVEAPRGTLIHDYTCDDQGLITNVNLIVGTTHNNAAINLSVDQAAKEFIKAGHYDQGILNKVEMAIRAYDP